The nucleotide sequence GGTCCCGGAACAGCCGCCGGGCGAGGAAGAGCTCTTCGTTGCTCATCTGCGGAGAAACCATGACCGCCGCGGCCCCGGGCCCGTTCTCCCCGAGCGCACCCTGGAGCGCGCCGGCCGCCTCCCCGAGCGCCTCCGCCCAGGAGACCTCGTGCAACCCGTCCCCCCGCCTGAGCGCCGGCGCCTTCAGCCGGTCGGGGGCGTCGATGGAGGGATAGGAATACCGGCCTTCGTCGCAGATCCAGAAGCCGTTCACCTCCGGGTTCGGGCGCGGTTTCAGGCGGTGAACCCTGCGGTCGTGGTAGCGCGGGTTGAAGCGCCGGTTGAAGTGGATCTCGATGTTGCACCCCCGGCTGCACCCGGGGCAGACCGAGGGCGCGCTCCCCAGGAACCAGACCCGGCACTGGAAGCGGAAATCGCGGTCGGTCAGGGCGCCGACGGGGCAGAGGTCGGCCACGTTCCCCGAGTAGGGATTGTCCAGCGTCGTCCCGGGGAAGACGTCGATCACGCTCCGGTGCCCCCGGGCGAGGACGCCCAGCTCCCCGGTGCGGGTGATGTCGCGCGTGAAGCGCACGCACCGGGTGCAGAGGATGCACCGCTCCTGGTCCAACATGATGTGCGGGCCGAGGGTGACCGCCTTTTTCCGCCTGGTCTTGTCCTCGTCGTGGCGCGCGTCGTACCGCCCGTGCTCCATGTAGTAATTCTGGAGTTCGCACTCGCCCGCCTGGTCGCATACGGGGCAGTCCAGGGGGTGGTTGGCCAGCAGGAACTCCAGCACCGAGCGGCGGTTTTCGAGGGCCTGGGGCGTGCGCGTCCGCACGATCATCCCTTCGGCCACCGGGGTGGCGCACGAGGGCTGCAGCTTGGGGACTTTCTCGATCTCCACCAGGCACAGCCGGCAGCTCCCCACGACCGGCAGCCCGGCGTGGTAGCAGTAGTGGGGGATCAGGATGCCGGCGGTCCTTGCCGCCTCGAGCACCATCGTCCCCTTCGGCGCCCGGATTTCCTGCCCGTCGATGGTCAGAGACACGGATTCCGGCATGCTCTCCTCAGATCTTGGGTCCGATAAGGGGCTGGCGTCGGTCGACCGGGTAGTCCTTGCGCAGCGGGTGCCCCTCGAACTCTTCGTACATCAGGATACGCCTCAGGTCGGGGTGCCCCCGGAAGCGGATGCCGAACATGTCCCACACCTCGCGCTCCAGCCAGTTGGCCGACCCCCACAGGGGGGTCAGGGAATCGACCACGGGTTCCGGCTCCCCCGCCGCGACCTCGAGGCGCAGGCGGCGCTTGTGGCGGAGGGAGAGGAACTGGTAGACGACGGTGAACCTCGCGGCCCCCTCCCCCCCCGCAGGGGCCCCCGCAGGGGCCCCCGCCGCCGGCGCCCCCCGGTCGACGGCCGTGATATCGACCAGGAAGTCGAATTCGAGGCGGGGATCCTTTTTCAGGAATTCGACCGTGCGGATCAGGAATTCGGGACGGACCACGGCGGTCGCTTCCCCGAGGGGCGCGCGGGTGCCGACAACGGCCTCGGGAAACCTTTCGGTCAGCAGCGTGAGGGCGATCTCCGGCGTTTCCCCTTTCATTCCCATTCGAGCGCGCCCATCTTCCAGGCGTAGGCGAAGCCCGCGCCGATCACCACGACAAAAAGGAGCATCTCGACGAAACCGAACCATCCCAGCCCCCGCAGGGCCGCGGCCCAGGGGAAGAGAAAAGCGAGTTCGACGTCGAAGACGACAAAGAGCATGGCCATGATGTAGAAGTGAACGGGCACGGCGCCGCCGGGATGCCCGTCGGAGGGGATGCCGCATTCGAAAGGCGTATCCTTGACGGGATGTCGCTTCCGGGGCCCGAGAAAAACGGACGCCAGGATGAACGCTGCGACGACGCCTGAAACCAGGAGCGCCATGAGGGCCAGGGGAATCAACGGATTCATGCCGATAAATGTAGCATCGCGCACGCCCGGAAATCAATCGATTCGGCCCCGCGGCGGGGAGGAGCCATTGACTGCCCCGCCCCGTGTCACTATGATCTGACCACTACGGGGGACGACGATGAAGATTCAGGGGGTCCTGGGCGTGGCGGTGATCCTGGTTTGCGGCGCGTTCGCGCCGGGAGAACCGCTTGGGGAAACGGCGGAGAGGCTCGTCGGCACGGTGGCGCGCCTGAGGGGTCTCACTCCCCGGGCTCCCATCCCGAAGGAACTCAAGACCCGGGAGGAGATCCGCGCCCTTCTGGGTGAACGCGCCCGGGCGGACATTGCCCCCGACCTCATGCTCCGGGAGGAAAGGATGCTGCGCCGGCTCGGCCTCATCCCCGAAGGGGTTCCCTACGGAGAGACGCTCGTCCGGCTGCGCTCGGAGCAGGTCGAGAGCCTCTACGACCCGGGGCGCGGGACGCTTTTCATCGCTTCCTGGCTGCCGGCGCCCGAGCAGGAACATGTCCTGGTGCACGAAATCGCCCTGGCGCTGCAGGACCAGCATTTCGGCGTGGCGGCCGCCCTCGCCGGGAGCGCGCGGGAGACGAACGGCGACCGTTCGCTGGCGCTCGAGGCCTTCATCGAGGGGGACAGCACCGCGGTGATGCTCCAGCACCTCGTGGCCCCGCAAAAGCGGCATTTCGCGGACCTGCCGAACCTCGCCTTCGTCATGCAGACGCAGATGGAGGCGATGAAGTCCCATTACGAGGTCCTGAAACTCGCCCCCCGGTTCCTGCAGGAGACCGTGATGTTCCCCTACGGCTACGGCCCCTCTTTCCTGCAGCAGGCCTGGAAACGGAAACCGTCGTGGGACGCCGTCAACGCCATCTATGCGGATCCGCCGGGGTCGACCGAACAGATCATGCACCCGGAAAAATATTTCGGGACCCGCGACATCCCCCGGCCGGTGGATGCCGGGCCCTGGGCCGCCGCCCTGGGGGAGGAATGGAAGGTGGCCCACGCGCGGGTGATGGGGGAATTCGGGCTGGGCCTGCTGCTCGGTCAGCACCTTAC is from Acidobacteriota bacterium and encodes:
- a CDS encoding molybdopterin-dependent oxidoreductase, with protein sequence MPESVSLTIDGQEIRAPKGTMVLEAARTAGILIPHYCYHAGLPVVGSCRLCLVEIEKVPKLQPSCATPVAEGMIVRTRTPQALENRRSVLEFLLANHPLDCPVCDQAGECELQNYYMEHGRYDARHDEDKTRRKKAVTLGPHIMLDQERCILCTRCVRFTRDITRTGELGVLARGHRSVIDVFPGTTLDNPYSGNVADLCPVGALTDRDFRFQCRVWFLGSAPSVCPGCSRGCNIEIHFNRRFNPRYHDRRVHRLKPRPNPEVNGFWICDEGRYSYPSIDAPDRLKAPALRRGDGLHEVSWAEALGEAAGALQGALGENGPGAAAVMVSPQMSNEELFLARRLFRDRFGIDRVAGRAPAPPGASGDGFLIRADKNPNTRGMDILFPDAGDCRDLLESCLEGRIRYLHIFRHDLSRWYDPGRLGEALREVDCVVFEGSWDSPTARLADVVLPAAVYAEKEGTFVNFQGRVQRFHPAVAPIGRALADLEILARFAAAPEAVPAAAGAAELFGEIAAQVSEFASLGWQSLGPAGRWLANRGNDHAV
- a CDS encoding NADH-quinone oxidoreductase subunit C; the protein is MGMKGETPEIALTLLTERFPEAVVGTRAPLGEATAVVRPEFLIRTVEFLKKDPRLEFDFLVDITAVDRGAPAAGAPAGAPAGGEGAARFTVVYQFLSLRHKRRLRLEVAAGEPEPVVDSLTPLWGSANWLEREVWDMFGIRFRGHPDLRRILMYEEFEGHPLRKDYPVDRRQPLIGPKI
- a CDS encoding NADH-quinone oxidoreductase subunit A, producing the protein MALLVSGVVAAFILASVFLGPRKRHPVKDTPFECGIPSDGHPGGAVPVHFYIMAMLFVVFDVELAFLFPWAAALRGLGWFGFVEMLLFVVVIGAGFAYAWKMGALEWE